A window of Polyodon spathula isolate WHYD16114869_AA chromosome 22, ASM1765450v1, whole genome shotgun sequence contains these coding sequences:
- the LOC121296881 gene encoding complexin-2-like: MDFVMKQALGGATKDMGKMLGGEEEKDPDAQKKEEERQEALRQQEEERKDKHARMEADREKVRQQIRDKYGLKKKEEKEAEEKAAMEQACEGSLTRPKKAIPAGCGDEDEEDEESILDTVLKFLPGPLQDMFKK; encoded by the exons GGGCCACCAAAGACATGGGGAAGATGCTGGGTGGGGAGGAGGAGAAGGACCCTGATGCTCAGAAGAAAGAAGAGGAGAGGCAGGAGGCGCTGaggcagcaggaggaggagaggaaggacAAGCACGCCCGCATGGAGGCAGACAGGGAGAAAGTACGGCAGCAGATCCGTGACAAG TACGGCttgaagaagaaggaggagaaggaggcagaggagaAGGCAGCTATGGAGCAGGCGTGCGAGGGCTCGCTCACGCGCCCCAAGAAGGCGATCCCTGCGGGCTGCGGGGACGAAGATGAGGAGGACGAGGAAAGCATCCTAGACACAGTGCTCAAGTTCCTGCCCGGGCCGCTGCAGGACATGTTTAAGAAGTAA